Proteins encoded within one genomic window of Gemmobacter sp.:
- a CDS encoding flavin reductase family protein, producing the protein MGALVEQDAPGDLIPSEEFRLAMRKVTSPVAVITARAGDMRNGLTATAVCSATTDPPTLLVCINRGATCEALIARSGSFAVNFLTEEQAGIARLFSTARLDPVERFAEGRWTAGPSGAPMLADTVASFDCRVVQMVPCGAHSIFMGQVVGVTGSDGPMLLYRDGYFRRLSTE; encoded by the coding sequence ATGGGGGCGCTCGTGGAACAGGACGCGCCAGGCGACCTTATCCCGTCCGAGGAGTTCCGGCTGGCGATGCGCAAGGTGACCTCGCCCGTCGCGGTGATTACCGCGCGGGCAGGCGACATGCGCAACGGTCTTACCGCGACGGCCGTATGCTCTGCCACCACCGATCCGCCCACGCTGCTGGTCTGCATCAACCGCGGCGCCACCTGCGAGGCGCTGATCGCCAGATCCGGCAGCTTTGCGGTGAACTTCCTGACCGAGGAACAAGCCGGCATCGCCCGGCTGTTTTCCACCGCCAGGCTGGATCCGGTCGAACGCTTTGCCGAAGGGCGCTGGACGGCCGGTCCCAGCGGCGCGCCGATGCTGGCCGATACCGTCGCCTCGTTCGATTGCCGCGTGGTGCAGATGGTGCCCTGCGGCGCGCATTCGATCTTCATGGGCCAGGTGGTGGGCGTGACCGGCAGCGACGGGCCGATGCTGCTGTATCGCGACGGCTATTTCCGCCGGCTTTCCACCGAATAG
- a CDS encoding acetate--CoA ligase family protein yields the protein MTDSISALLSPRSIAIVGASDNVARIGGRPLRYLREGGFKGAVYPVNPGRETVQGLKAYGAITDLPQAPDVAILAVPAGATLQAVEDCAARGVKAAIVFTAGFAEAGQEGAEVQARMVAAARAGGMRLLGPNCLGAFNPAEGYYGTFTIALDTGLMPAGPVAIVSQSGAYGAHLAHLARQRGLGLSHWVTTGNECDIDVSETLRWVVDRPETRVVMAYAEGVKDRDLFIDALERARQMGKAVVFMKTGRSSVGAEAAASHTASLAGSDAVFDAVLRQYGAHRAATTAEQIDIAYACAGGIYPAGNKIGIFTTSGGFGIQLADDAEAAGLDVAPMPEDAQADLKAAIPFAAPRNPVDATGQAGNDLSLMTKCAAMMLDRGGYDIWAGILGTGPGTKTFAEGVRNALFAAGTGKPGTLRAVTMSAPVEEVRRYEEAGFLVYEDGSALAHALGALVKFRQGFDAAQAAEPLAPAPRIALPAGPLSEAAAKTVLAQAGLKFPAEALVPPGGDVGAAAAGIGFPVVLKISSPDIAHKTEVGGVIVNVKTADEARTAAATILQRAADKAPGARIEGIAVAPMVQGGVECIVGTALDPVLGPVVMFGLGGIFVEVLKDVTFRAAPFGVAEAHRMIREIKGYALLQGARGAEPADVDALAQFLSDLSRFAAAHADAVDSIDLNPVRVMPVGQGVVPLDALIVLREGNGHDA from the coding sequence TTGACCGATTCCATCTCTGCCCTGCTGTCCCCGCGTTCGATTGCCATCGTCGGCGCATCGGACAATGTTGCCCGCATCGGCGGCCGCCCGCTGCGCTACCTGCGCGAAGGCGGCTTCAAGGGGGCCGTCTATCCGGTGAACCCGGGGCGCGAAACGGTGCAGGGCCTGAAGGCCTATGGCGCCATCACCGATCTGCCGCAGGCGCCCGATGTGGCGATCCTGGCGGTGCCGGCTGGCGCCACGCTGCAAGCGGTCGAGGATTGCGCGGCCAGGGGGGTCAAGGCGGCCATCGTCTTTACCGCCGGCTTCGCCGAGGCCGGACAGGAGGGGGCCGAGGTTCAGGCCCGCATGGTCGCCGCCGCCCGCGCAGGCGGCATGCGCCTGCTGGGGCCGAACTGCCTGGGTGCCTTCAACCCGGCCGAAGGGTATTACGGCACCTTCACCATCGCGCTGGACACGGGCCTTATGCCCGCGGGCCCGGTGGCCATCGTGTCGCAAAGCGGGGCCTATGGCGCGCATCTGGCGCATCTGGCGCGGCAGCGCGGGCTTGGCCTGTCGCATTGGGTGACCACCGGCAACGAATGCGACATCGACGTGTCGGAAACCCTGCGCTGGGTGGTGGATCGGCCGGAAACCCGCGTCGTGATGGCCTATGCCGAAGGCGTCAAGGACCGCGACCTGTTCATCGACGCGCTGGAGCGCGCCCGCCAGATGGGCAAGGCGGTGGTGTTCATGAAGACCGGGCGTTCGTCGGTGGGGGCCGAGGCCGCGGCCTCGCATACCGCGTCGCTGGCCGGGTCGGATGCGGTGTTCGATGCCGTGCTACGCCAATATGGCGCGCATCGCGCGGCGACCACGGCGGAACAGATCGACATCGCCTATGCCTGCGCCGGCGGGATCTATCCGGCGGGCAACAAGATCGGCATTTTCACCACCTCGGGCGGCTTCGGCATTCAGCTGGCCGACGATGCCGAGGCGGCGGGGCTGGACGTGGCGCCGATGCCCGAGGATGCGCAGGCCGACCTCAAGGCCGCCATCCCGTTCGCCGCACCGCGCAACCCGGTGGATGCCACGGGGCAGGCGGGCAACGATCTGTCGCTGATGACGAAATGCGCGGCGATGATGCTGGATCGCGGCGGCTATGACATCTGGGCCGGTATCCTGGGCACCGGGCCAGGCACGAAAACCTTTGCCGAAGGCGTGCGCAACGCCCTGTTCGCCGCAGGCACGGGCAAGCCCGGCACGCTGCGCGCCGTCACCATGTCGGCCCCGGTCGAGGAAGTGCGCCGGTATGAGGAGGCGGGCTTTCTGGTCTATGAGGATGGATCGGCCCTGGCCCATGCCCTTGGCGCGCTGGTGAAATTCCGCCAGGGCTTTGACGCCGCGCAGGCCGCCGAACCGCTGGCGCCGGCCCCTCGCATCGCGCTGCCCGCAGGCCCGCTGTCCGAGGCGGCGGCCAAGACCGTGCTGGCACAAGCCGGGCTGAAATTCCCGGCCGAGGCGCTGGTGCCCCCCGGCGGCGATGTTGGCGCGGCGGCGGCGGGTATCGGGTTCCCGGTGGTGCTGAAAATCTCCTCCCCCGACATTGCCCACAAGACCGAGGTTGGCGGCGTCATCGTCAATGTCAAGACGGCGGACGAGGCGCGGACCGCCGCGGCCACCATCCTGCAACGCGCCGCCGACAAGGCGCCGGGTGCCCGGATCGAAGGCATCGCGGTGGCCCCGATGGTGCAGGGCGGCGTCGAATGCATCGTCGGCACCGCGCTGGATCCGGTGCTGGGCCCGGTGGTGATGTTCGGCCTGGGCGGGATCTTTGTCGAGGTGCTGAAGGATGTGACCTTCCGCGCCGCCCCCTTTGGCGTGGCCGAGGCGCATCGCATGATCCGCGAGATCAAGGGCTATGCCCTGCTGCAAGGCGCGCGGGGCGCCGAACCGGCCGATGTGGACGCGCTGGCGCAGTTCCTGTCGGATCTGTCGCGCTTTGCCGCCGCCCATGCGGATGCGGTGGACAGCATCGACCTGAACCCCGTGCGGGTGATGCCGGTGGGGCAGGGGGTGGTGCCGCTGGATGCCCTGATCGTTCTGCGCGAAGGAAACGGCCATGACGCTTGA
- a CDS encoding SDR family oxidoreductase: MTDTRPIAIVTGAAGGIGRAMLADLAGRGYRLIAVDLPQADPAGAVAEFGPGHLGLGCDLGDEAAIVQLFAQIDAACPGGRIEVLLNNAAVGPTMAPTVETGTDHFRATLRVNVLGAFAMAREAARRMAPGGAIVNTASLAGVLGNPRRNAYAASKAAVISLTKSLACEWAARGIRVNAIAPGYVRTPMVAGLEAAGKADLAAVRRRIPMGRMGRADEMAAAACFLASAAARYVTGSVLAVDGGWMSFNQPGEAHPPVDGVPAAELARPAPAGGPRVVVVTGAGRGIGAAIAERFAASGDHVVVADQDYAAATAVAARLGAGAMAISVDITSESAVRAAFAAIAARHGRVDVLVNDAAIADVFKPALDQSFADLERVLDVNLTGSFLCVREALPLMDGRPGVVVNLGSINTFLPFAPRHAYGASKAAVDVLTRCLAAELAPQGHRVVTVAPGYIRTPGVAELESAGRIDSPAIQRRIPMGDMGRPTDIAEAVHFMASDAASYVNGGILYVDGGWTSFGNAGAASTPDLEEDPA, from the coding sequence ATGACCGATACCCGACCCATTGCCATCGTCACCGGCGCCGCCGGCGGCATTGGCCGCGCGATGCTGGCCGATCTGGCCGGGCGGGGCTACCGCCTGATCGCGGTGGATCTGCCGCAGGCCGACCCTGCGGGCGCGGTGGCCGAATTCGGGCCCGGCCATCTTGGGCTTGGCTGCGATCTGGGCGACGAGGCGGCCATCGTGCAACTGTTCGCGCAGATCGACGCGGCCTGTCCGGGCGGGCGGATCGAGGTCTTGCTGAACAACGCCGCCGTCGGCCCCACCATGGCGCCCACGGTGGAAACCGGAACCGACCATTTCCGTGCCACGCTGCGGGTGAACGTGCTGGGCGCCTTTGCCATGGCGCGCGAGGCGGCGCGGCGGATGGCCCCGGGTGGCGCCATCGTCAACACCGCGTCGCTGGCCGGTGTGCTGGGCAACCCGCGCCGCAACGCCTATGCCGCGTCCAAGGCGGCGGTGATTTCCCTGACGAAATCGCTGGCCTGCGAATGGGCGGCGCGGGGCATCCGGGTGAATGCGATTGCCCCGGGCTATGTCCGCACCCCGATGGTTGCGGGGCTGGAGGCAGCAGGCAAGGCCGATCTGGCTGCCGTGCGCCGCCGCATTCCGATGGGGCGCATGGGCCGCGCCGATGAAATGGCGGCGGCGGCCTGCTTCCTTGCCTCGGCCGCTGCGCGCTATGTCACCGGATCGGTGCTGGCGGTGGATGGCGGCTGGATGTCGTTCAACCAGCCCGGCGAGGCGCACCCCCCCGTGGATGGCGTTCCCGCCGCCGAACTGGCGCGGCCTGCGCCGGCCGGTGGCCCCCGCGTGGTGGTGGTGACGGGCGCCGGGCGCGGCATCGGGGCGGCGATTGCCGAACGGTTCGCGGCCTCGGGCGATCATGTGGTGGTGGCCGATCAGGATTATGCCGCGGCAACCGCCGTTGCCGCCCGGCTGGGCGCCGGGGCCATGGCGATTTCGGTGGACATCACCAGCGAAAGCGCGGTGCGTGCCGCCTTTGCTGCCATCGCGGCGCGGCATGGCCGGGTGGATGTGCTGGTCAACGATGCGGCCATTGCCGATGTGTTCAAGCCCGCGCTGGACCAGTCCTTTGCCGATTTGGAACGGGTGCTGGACGTGAACCTGACCGGCAGCTTCCTGTGCGTGCGCGAGGCGTTGCCGCTGATGGACGGGCGTCCGGGCGTGGTGGTGAACCTTGGGTCAATCAACACCTTCCTGCCCTTTGCTCCCCGCCATGCCTATGGTGCGTCCAAGGCGGCGGTTGATGTGCTGACGCGGTGCCTGGCCGCCGAACTGGCGCCGCAGGGGCACCGGGTGGTGACGGTGGCGCCCGGCTATATCCGCACGCCGGGGGTGGCCGAACTGGAATCCGCCGGCCGGATCGACAGCCCCGCCATTCAGCGCCGCATTCCGATGGGCGACATGGGGCGGCCGACGGATATTGCCGAGGCGGTGCATTTCATGGCCTCGGATGCCGCGTCCTATGTAAATGGTGGTATCCTGTATGTCGATGGCGGCTGGACATCCTTTGGCAATGCCGGCGCCGCCAGCACCCCGGACCTTGAGGAGGATCCCGCATGA
- a CDS encoding nuclear transport factor 2 family protein has translation MTLDELIDREAIRDCIHRYCRGVDRADEAALRSSYWPDAVDRHGAYHGPVEGFFDWVKAAWATGPRNIHHVGNILIEFRDDGRAAVETYWLAFQRGAGADGVVRQVMMSGRYCDLFEKRGGEWRVARRVVAYDWIDPQQVPEGSDADRFGPRQPIGGSYPDDPVYRIGQP, from the coding sequence ATGACGCTTGATGAACTGATCGACCGCGAAGCGATCCGCGATTGTATCCACCGCTATTGCCGGGGGGTCGACCGGGCGGACGAGGCGGCCTTGCGGTCGTCCTACTGGCCCGATGCGGTGGATCGGCACGGTGCCTATCATGGCCCGGTCGAGGGGTTCTTCGATTGGGTCAAGGCAGCCTGGGCAACCGGGCCGCGCAATATCCATCATGTCGGCAACATCCTGATCGAGTTCCGCGACGATGGCCGCGCGGCGGTGGAAACCTACTGGCTGGCGTTCCAGCGCGGGGCGGGGGCGGATGGCGTGGTGCGGCAGGTGATGATGTCGGGCCGCTACTGCGACCTGTTCGAAAAGCGCGGCGGCGAATGGCGGGTGGCGCGGCGCGTGGTCGCCTATGACTGGATCGACCCGCAGCAGGTGCCCGAGGGGTCGGATGCCGACCGCTTTGGCCCGCGCCAGCCGATCGGGGGCAGCTACCCCGACGATCCGGTCTACCGGATCGGCCAGCCGTGA
- a CDS encoding sirohydrochlorin chelatase has protein sequence MPAALIVAHGSPAEPGPQETALQSLAAQVQGQLPGWQVLGATLAAPGALETALDRLGPGALIYPFFMAQGWFTGRELPRRLALAGAGALRQLDPFGTDPDLPGLMARVALDGARQAGLDPAASTLLLAAHGSKVSRTSADSTYAMADHMRRLTSFTVTVGFVEEPPFLTDTARIDGPAICLPFFALRAGHVAGDVPDALDQAGFSGPLLRAIGEHPMAAALIAAALARA, from the coding sequence ATGCCCGCCGCCCTGATCGTTGCCCATGGCTCCCCGGCCGAGCCGGGGCCGCAGGAAACCGCCCTGCAATCGCTGGCCGCGCAGGTTCAGGGGCAGTTGCCCGGCTGGCAGGTGCTGGGCGCCACATTGGCCGCGCCGGGCGCGCTGGAAACGGCGCTGGACCGGCTGGGACCGGGGGCGCTGATCTATCCGTTCTTCATGGCGCAGGGCTGGTTCACCGGGCGCGAACTGCCGCGCCGGCTGGCGCTGGCAGGGGCGGGGGCGCTGCGCCAGCTGGATCCGTTCGGCACCGATCCCGACCTGCCGGGCCTGATGGCCCGCGTGGCGCTGGACGGCGCGCGGCAGGCCGGGCTGGACCCGGCTGCAAGCACGCTGCTGCTGGCCGCCCATGGCAGCAAGGTGTCGCGCACCTCGGCCGACAGCACCTATGCCATGGCCGACCACATGCGGCGGTTGACGTCGTTTACCGTGACCGTGGGCTTTGTCGAGGAACCGCCCTTCCTGACCGACACCGCCCGCATCGACGGCCCGGCGATCTGCCTGCCGTTCTTTGCCCTGCGCGCCGGCCATGTGGCAGGCGACGTTCCCGACGCGCTGGATCAGGCGGGGTTCAGCGGCCCGCTGCTGCGCGCCATCGGCGAACATCCCATGGCCGCCGCGCTGATCGCGGCGGCGCTGGCGCGGGCTTAG